Proteins found in one Sorghum bicolor cultivar BTx623 chromosome 1, Sorghum_bicolor_NCBIv3, whole genome shotgun sequence genomic segment:
- the LOC8081468 gene encoding uncharacterized protein LOC8081468 has product MAPGDDSNPASYIHTVQHLIERCMTFGMSMEECMEALAKRADVQPVVTSTVWKELEKENKEFFDKYKQWISEKRSASTS; this is encoded by the exons atggcTCCCGGAGACGACTCTAATCCTGCCTCTTATATCCACACG GTGCAGCACCTGATAGAGAGGTGCATGACGTTCGGGATGAGCATGGAGGAGTGCATGGAGGCGCTGGCCAAGCGCGCCGACGTCCAGCCGGTCGTCACCTCCACAG TGTGGAAGGAGCTGGAGAAGGAGAACAAGGAGTTCTTCGACAAGTACAAGCAGTGGATATCGGAGAAGAGAAGCGCAAGCACCTCCTAG